In Hallerella succinigenes, the following are encoded in one genomic region:
- a CDS encoding fibrobacter succinogenes major paralogous domain-containing protein: protein MPISFIVFVLIGFIIVAVGAYRLGAHFSHAAKREQPEEKNSIPYDKCVAGNTSKFQYGSLTDARDGETYRTIRIGNQVWMAENLRFHAEGSFAPNNHEENVKVHGRLYTWNSALGLPDEPPEDSTASHLDMTKQIREKNYQGIAPEGWHIPSNKEWETLMAQLKSSDEDLRSGCFWRKPGRDSLGFFALPAGYRFGNGSFLHFGDRTRFWSKDEYCGRSNAYRFGITEESMDIEGIYRSDAISVRCIQNS from the coding sequence ATGCCTATTTCATTCATTGTCTTTGTTCTCATTGGATTTATCATTGTCGCTGTCGGCGCTTATCGACTCGGGGCTCACTTTAGCCATGCCGCCAAGCGGGAACAACCCGAAGAAAAGAACTCCATTCCTTACGATAAATGCGTCGCTGGGAACACGTCCAAATTCCAGTATGGAAGCCTTACCGACGCACGCGACGGCGAAACTTACCGCACCATTCGAATCGGGAATCAAGTCTGGATGGCAGAAAACCTGCGCTTTCATGCAGAAGGAAGTTTTGCCCCGAACAACCATGAAGAAAATGTCAAAGTGCATGGCAGACTCTACACGTGGAATTCCGCACTGGGTCTTCCAGATGAACCGCCTGAAGATTCTACAGCAAGCCACCTCGACATGACGAAGCAAATCCGCGAAAAGAACTACCAGGGCATTGCACCGGAAGGTTGGCACATTCCAAGCAACAAGGAATGGGAAACCCTGATGGCTCAGCTAAAATCAAGCGATGAAGACCTGCGCAGTGGCTGCTTTTGGCGCAAGCCGGGCAGGGATTCCCTCGGATTTTTCGCCCTGCCTGCCGGTTACCGCTTTGGCAACGGAAGTTTCTTGCACTTTGGCGACCGCACCCGCTTCTGGAGCAAAGACGAATACTGTGGCAGATCCAACGCTTATCGCTTTGGCATCACCGAAGAATCGATGGACATCGAAGGCATTTACCGTT